The Aedes albopictus strain Foshan chromosome 2, AalbF5, whole genome shotgun sequence region ggaattcctttggttatttttccttgacttccttccagagtttctcccggaattctatcgggaattcctcttggaattcttctagagattccttctagagttttctcgggaattccttctagaattcttttggGGGTTTAGAGGTTTTTGCGGATTCTTCCTTTGGGAAgaatctcccaaaattcctttggGTAtatctcctgatattccgtcggagattcctcctcTAATTCCTTTGGagactctttctagaattccttcggggattccagctGAAACTCTTTTCAGGATGGTATtttgtcgggaattcctcttaaaattctctcagggattattcctggaatttcttcagagattcttcctgaatatTTCTCGTTGATTTCCCCTAGagatccttaggggattccttctcgaattcctttggggattcctgcttgaattcgtttggggaatcctcctggaattccttcaagggattcttcctggatttccttctgaaattcctcgaaaattccgaaACAAAAGACTTCTTCTGAAGTTTCTGCAGGGTTctctctaaaagattttttttaatcaacaGAGATTTccgtagaagtttcttcagggtttcatacagcactTCTTGATAATATtagtgcagaagtttcttcatgaattcttccaggagtttctttaaggctcgtcctgaaattccttctaagattcccccttgaaatcattctgggattccttagtaTAAATAGTGCGACTTACTTTATTATCTGATTCGATAGCTTTTAaaagttctaagaaaacaaaacaaaaactgtagcaaagtAAATATTATATTGCCCTTCATTAGCAATGATCGTAGTGACGGAAcagaacaaaaataaaaaaaaaagtattcattcAAGCATAATAGtgtatgtcatcaatggtcatgaaaaagctcagacaacaaattctagagcgtaatgacaacttctttggCCAAAATATATTCGGCGCACAGATCACCAAACACAGTATGACCAAATTTGCTGAAAATCGTAGACGAAAATCAGCTATGTAGTATCCTTCCAATACCGCCTAGCATTAGAGATAGGAAATATAAATGATGCAACGTGACGCAAAATACATCAGCGTTTTtaaaaaacttcaaatttgttccttTGTTTAATTTGTTTTAGTGCACAAAATAAGAGGCCAGAATACCTCTTTATATTGTACGCACACCTCCCTCCCCCAAATTTGAAATAATCATAACAAACAAAAGATAGTAAACAAAAAGAGCCGCTTATTTAAACATTTACGTTGGTTTGATAATGCAATCGAGAATTGATAACGAATCAAGGTGCTTTACCTTATCAGCTGATTAATATTTACCTAATAACACTCACCTTTTTCTCGCGATCCACTTCTGTCCTATCACCACTCGTCGAACTCCATCGACCGCAGCAGTAAATCTCAAAGTTCCACCTCAGCTCCAACGGCGATCACCTGTGCCACTTCCTCACCGGCCCTCGAAACCGACGGCGACGGCGATTGGTTATGTTCATCCACTTCCTCttcttcatcgtcgtcgtcgtcatcgtcttcttcctcttcctcttccgcctcgtcatcatcgtcgttctCTACCGGGGCCCCGCCACCCATCTGACTTGATTGTTCCGTAAGGGAAGAATTAACACTACTGCTACTACAGCTGCTACTGCTGGAGGTGTTCTGCTGTTGCTTCATCTCCGTCGTCACCGGATCGTCCGCCTTGGCCGCCCGTATCAGCGAGGCAATCGTGCAACGGCCCTCCTCGCTGTCGGACGTATCCGTATCACTGGAACTGGAATCGCTGGATTCCCTTTGCTGAGCCGCTGGCGGAGGCGGCTCGTTTAGCTCCGGTTTGTTCTCTTCGCTGGAAAAGTCCGTGCTGGTGATAAGCTCCGACGAGCATACTGGGGTCTTCCGGCGCCTCTTGGATACGGCCAGATGCAGTTGCCGTGCCACTGGATTCAGTTTGATGATGGCGCTTTTCAATTTGCGCTTCCGATCGTTGGAACTGCAGGCGGCAGGGTTGGCAACCATCATAGTGGGAATGGTTTCCGTCGAGGGACCGGAAGTGCACGAAGCCGACGTTCCCTTGCCACTCTCCGACGAACTTTTCGCGGGTTGTTTAGGGGTTTGGAGTTTCTGTCGTTTCCGGCTGGAGGAGCGCTTCTTGGAGGATGAGGTCTTTCGCTTTTTCGCTTTGGAACGCTTGGGTTTGGACTCTTTCTGGCGTCGCTTTGCGGAAGTTTTGCGAGATGAGCGAACAGTCGACCGGCGAGATCGCTTTTTAAGGGTAACTTTCTCTGAGGAGCAGTCGCTATCACTGTCGGAGTTGGAACTGGAACTAGAACTACATCCACTAGATGATCGACTGCTGCTTTCCGAATCAGAAGTGGAGCTCTCCTCACTGCTATCCGAACTGCTAGTTCCGGTGGAAGAGGCTTGCCTTCGTTTGACTGCTTTCCGCTTCCGACTGACCACCGGAGCTTGACCTCGGATATTGAATTTAACTTCGTCATGACTGGAGGAATCAGAGTCGCTTTTCACGCTCGGTTCCCCCTGACTTTTGTCCGACTCACTAGCTTCGTAGATACTCTTGAATCCGATTCCCTCGGCGTACCGATTTAATCGAGGCCTGGCGTAATATTTCTTCATTCCGCCGCCACTGGCACTTCCGCCACCGGAAGAAGTGGACGCTCCGTTGTTGTACTCGGAAGCAAACGCGTGATCCTCCTCCAGTTTAGCCAACTCATCATTGAGAAGagtttccggaaacaattgttccAGAAGAACGTTACTGCTTTCCATAGCTTGATTCCGGGCGGTATTGGCATCGTCGTTGACAAACACGACATCGCTGTCGCTCTCCGACTCTAAACTAACCATTTCCGGAGTCCTAAGATGAGGTGGTTTAAGTGCTCCGACTATCCGGCAGTCATCGCTATCACTGGACGAAAGGGAAATGTTATCGCCGTCTTCTAGTAGTCTATTCACTGGAGGAGGTGGTTGAGGTTGAGGTACCATCGATGTAAGCGGTTGCATCCGTGACATATCCGGGTATCCGCTGGTACTCGTCCCGGCTCCATTGTTATGCTGAGAGCCGGAAGTGGACACCGATACGATCCCACTGACTCCGGCGCCTCCAAACGAACCCGTCATAATCACAGTCTGGTCCGAGGACCGAGTTTCGATTGTAAATTGCGTCCGTCCTCGTCTGGTACTTCCACCGGGGCCCCCAACGGAGTTTACCGTTCCGGAAGTTCCCGGAGTTGGTTCCAATATGGGTACCACGTCATCCTCCCCCTCAGATCCCGAGAGACCCGATCCGGaagatgacgacgatgacgatgaaagCACGACCACATTGTTGTTATAGTACGGATCGTACTGGACGGAACGGTCATATCCGATGATGTCGTACGGCGAGCGGGCAAAGTTGAGCAGTTCGTGGATGAAGTGAGCGGTTCGGACACGGCCCCAGTAGGACACTCGCTCTCGGAATGCCGGCGAAGTGATATCGTGGCTCATCAGCAGGTTTGGAAAGTCCTCCATTATGAGTGATACCTGAGCGGGATTGTTCCGGCATAGAGCCACCAGCTCTCGGTTGATCCACGGCATCAAACGGTGAATTTGCGCTGGGTTTTCTctgtaaaggaaaaaaaaatgttattcaaaTGAATTATCCACTGCAATATTCGATATTGCCGTAGTTCCCAGCGGGATTTCTTTTAAAGGTTTTCAAAGTTCGTCCTTGGATTTCCCTAATATTTCCTCCCAGAATTATTTTGAGAACTATTTTTTTAGACGTCccagtttttctcagaatttctgcCCCAACTTCCTCACGAGATTTCTCGAACAAGTCTTTGCGGAATAACTCGCAAGCTTTTACCTGCGTTGTTTctgttattttttcagaaattttgtacaAGGAATTTCGTAAGAGCCTGTCCAACAACATTCAGAAGATTGAATTTCACCTTAATATCTTATTCGAGTGATATTTGCTCGGGCAGTGCCCAGTCATCAGACCGGTTACTACCCTGAGATCTTTAATGTTTATATTTAATATGGCCTTGGCTATTGCTGCATCGGGTCTTCTAAATCTATTATCTTGTCTAGATGTATCTGTGGCATTCCAAATAGATTCTACAATAGACATTTCCCAGGTTTTCATATTTCATTCTAAGAGCACACTCCGGCACTCCACAGAACGGCCAACGAAACACTATACTGCATATCTGTAGTCTTTTTTCAGGCTGTTCCTTGTATGCCACAATGACCCAATACAATATAACCTCGTTCCCAATGGTCAATTGCTTCAGAagaagaatgcattcccacaccagTCTAGATTGGCCAGTGAATGCCTTTCGCGTATTTAGAGCAGCTTGGGAGCAGTTGTCTGGCAAAACACAGATTTGGGCAAACCTGTAGTTTCTCTTGAGGCATGTTTAAGCATACTccaaaattgcttgaatttccgCTTGAAACACAGTGGGACTGTATCCCATtagtatttattatttatttactttaattaacgacactttacaccgaaggtgcattcgtgtcgtgTAATAATAAACTCTTATCAAAATTTTATTATTTACAATGTCACTTTTTCTTTGATCTGGATTGCATGGTCGTTTTGCCGTATTTTCTTCCATTGTTCCATTTGACTCGGTTGACAACCGCCGCTTCGCTGAATCATAATCGGTACTTTCTGTCGTTCCACCGTTCTCGTTCTTCCATTCTTGGTCGTTGTTGTTGATAGTCTCGTCGTCGCTGTGGTCATCGTCGCTTTCAATTTGAGTCGCCGCGACCGGTAGCTCGTCGTCTTCGATGTCGTTGTTGGTCTGGTCGGTATCGTGTTCATGAGCCAAGTTGGATGGTGTTGTTTGTGGCTGCTTCTTGGTGCCGCGAGCCGTCGTTTGATTGATTTTGTTCGCACAACTAACGTATGTGCTGTGGCTGTTTACCACAATATGCGATGGTATTGGTTTATCCAACCGCATACGAACAATTCTCACGCCGTTCGGTATCCTGGAAAAAATAGTTTCTTCCACActtcattttgtatggaaatcactTTCCCGTATTGCTGCAAATGGTCGGAGATGACGTCGTTGTCCATTTGAGGTGGAAGATCGTGAACTCGGACAGTAGTAGTGGGACCATCCACGTATACTGGAATATAATATCTCATTCCTTCGATCGTGAAATAGTGCTGGAGGTGGTGCTGCCTTTGTAGCCGTGGGGCAACGCCTGCATCGTTCATCTCAATGAACAAACAGTTCTTGATGTTGTGAAGCTGGATGTTCCTCACATCAGCCAGATCGACTTtgatgaaatccttgaggaatttttccacTTGTTGCAATCCGGGTCGCTTTGGTAATACGCCGAAGTCCACGACTAGGGTATTTTTTCTGTGCGAAGACATCTTGCAGCGATGCAAAATTTAATCGCAACAGAAAGAGAAACTGACGCACGAGAGCGTTGAAAAGGAATGACTGTCGCGAACGAAGGGCGCTTGTCAACTGTATCCCATTAGTATGGCTTTATTGATGTCAGGGCCTACAATTACATTTTCACCGATTTTGGAATCggcagtataaaatacaatagaacctggacgtaaacttggcccatcATGATCCCAAAAAAGCGGCTTGGCTTCAacactttaaggcgaaactggaagctttttctcatttttttggtttttgatttttattgaatatcgaaacaatattttcaaaatcggttttcgtgcacatgtagagcatgggtcaaggtatcttctgatttttttttg contains the following coding sequences:
- the LOC109406055 gene encoding E3 ubiquitin-protein ligase Topors, which translates into the protein MEEVQVIDCPPTPEILLPSATPPSTSALLDMLDSSSSAEELDNCSGDAGDDAAESGRSSPPPKCAICLGKCRQKCYTDSCRHQFCYRCLLEWSKIKAECPLCKQAFRSIIYTRKTYGHYQEHKISIAPPASPPNYPGQGSGSAGGGAARTVPQVYHRLDFTLSQSPRFTYSATLHVQPSQSERLRQLFLHQSGDVQRFSREFPDDSIPSRQNGPEWRRYIYHRRLHARPLADISGRMRECSASFYRENPAQIHRLMPWINRELVALCRNNPAQVSLIMEDFPNLLMSHDITSPAFRERVSYWGRVRTAHFIHELLNFARSPYDIIGYDRSVQYDPYYNNNVVVLSSSSSSSSGSGLSGSEGEDDVVPILEPTPGTSGTVNSVGGPGGSTRRGRTQFTIETRSSDQTVIMTGSFGGAGVSGIVSVSTSGSQHNNGAGTSTSGYPDMSRMQPLTSMVPQPQPPPPVNRLLEDGDNISLSSSDSDDCRIVGALKPPHLRTPEMVSLESESDSDVVFVNDDANTARNQAMESSNVLLEQLFPETLLNDELAKLEEDHAFASEYNNGASTSSGGGSASGGGMKKYYARPRLNRYAEGIGFKSIYEASESDKSQGEPSVKSDSDSSSHDEVKFNIRGQAPVVSRKRKAVKRRQASSTGTSSSDSSEESSTSDSESSSRSSSGCSSSSSSNSDSDSDCSSEKVTLKKRSRRSTVRSSRKTSAKRRQKESKPKRSKAKKRKTSSSKKRSSSRKRQKLQTPKQPAKSSSESGKGTSASCTSGPSTETIPTMMVANPAACSSNDRKRKLKSAIIKLNPVARQLHLAVSKRRRKTPVCSSELITSTDFSSEENKPELNEPPPPAAQQRESSDSSSSDTDTSDSEEGRCTIASLIRAAKADDPVTTEMKQQQNTSSSSSCSSSSVNSSLTEQSSQMGGGAPVENDDDDEAEEEEEEDDDDDDDEEEEVDEHNQSPSPSVSRAGEEVAQVIAVGAEVEL